In one window of Zhihengliuella sp. ISTPL4 DNA:
- a CDS encoding AAA family ATPase: MPENAPLSPVAIDAEGFAAQTAAILGSISQVIDGKPEAVRSALVCLLAEGHLLIEDVPGVGKTMLARALAATVDATVRRIQFTPDLLPGDVTGVSVYNPVDREFEFKRGAIFAHIVIADEINRSSPKTQSALLEAMEEGQVTVDGSTHRLPDPFLVVATQNPLEMEGTYALPEAQRDRFMMRISMGYPDPAAEALMLRQRDVVNPLATVTPVADAAAISQLIAWARAVHVAPALEEYAVALAQATRTDPSLHLGASPRATLQLVRAAKVWAALDGRDFVIPDDITDLLIPVLAHRLLPARGAHRAGAQPVEAALTQIAERVRVPVATRS, encoded by the coding sequence ATGCCAGAGAACGCCCCCCTGAGCCCGGTCGCGATCGACGCCGAGGGGTTCGCCGCCCAGACCGCGGCCATCCTCGGCTCGATCAGCCAGGTGATCGACGGCAAGCCCGAGGCCGTGCGCAGCGCCCTCGTCTGCCTGCTCGCCGAAGGCCATCTGCTCATCGAGGACGTCCCCGGCGTCGGGAAGACCATGCTGGCGCGCGCGCTCGCCGCGACCGTCGACGCCACCGTCCGACGGATCCAGTTCACCCCGGACCTCCTGCCCGGCGACGTCACCGGTGTCTCGGTCTACAACCCCGTCGACCGCGAGTTCGAGTTCAAGCGCGGCGCCATCTTCGCGCACATCGTCATCGCCGACGAGATCAACCGCTCCTCCCCCAAGACGCAGTCCGCGCTCTTGGAGGCCATGGAGGAGGGGCAGGTCACGGTCGACGGCTCCACGCACCGGTTGCCCGATCCGTTCCTCGTCGTCGCCACGCAGAACCCGCTGGAGATGGAGGGCACGTACGCACTCCCCGAGGCGCAGCGCGATCGCTTCATGATGCGCATCTCGATGGGGTACCCCGACCCCGCCGCCGAGGCCCTCATGCTCCGGCAGCGCGACGTCGTGAATCCCCTGGCGACCGTCACCCCCGTCGCGGACGCCGCCGCCATCTCGCAGCTCATCGCCTGGGCGCGCGCCGTGCACGTCGCCCCCGCCCTCGAGGAGTATGCGGTCGCGCTCGCCCAGGCGACGCGAACCGATCCCAGCCTGCATCTGGGGGCCAGCCCTCGCGCCACGCTGCAGCTCGTCCGCGCCGCGAAGGTCTGGGCTGCGCTGGACGGCCGCGATTTCGTCATCCCCGACGACATCACGGACCTGCTCATCCCCGTTCTCGCGCATCGGCTGCTTCCGGCCCGCGGCGCCCACCGCGCGGGCGCGCAGCCGGTCGAGGCCGCGCTGACCCAGATCGCGGAGCGGGTCCGCGTCCCCGTCGCGACGCGCTCCTGA
- a CDS encoding DEAD/DEAH box helicase family protein yields MDPLARPLSAWRFPGTLRTYQAEVLDRIAVSSDEKMHIVAPPGSGKTLLGLLLAAREGRRTLVLAPTLTIRQQWLREARKLAPEDAIVSADPRTLGDLTVLTYQLLSVTGDGSPFEDLARRRWIAELADSERSEADAATWLATLEVDNPERYRTGLRRRVRRVRRLFAQQRPEDLARVLHPNAVTLIDAIVDAGVRTIVLDECHHLLDHWALVVAYLTARIRATGASPVLIGLTATLPSPDDGAEYENYTHLLGDVDYEVPAPAVVKEGHLAPYRDMVWFTQPDPAEAAFIRRHESLMADLVVRVLSTPDGLAYLEAVLQPEPVAPPAPAEDPDVVRRARLEQALSTDFALTRTAGVVLKAVAPSHPLGAILPPVLFARCTTDDLLTVLTRFAQTRLLTDPAARGQWEHVRGALADFGLHLTDRGLRRGRNPVETTLTSSVSKDWAAVDILHREVSGDAGAQVRAVIVTDFVEHGNHRGLTGQPAGALRVFDHLVADEVIGSLRPVLLTARHLRVRAADAATVAEQLSPLLGEEVTVADGEGGTRDLRVADAGRGQVVAAVSELIRRGAVRVLVGTRGLLGEGWDCPSVNTLIDLTAVATSTGTQQLRGRTLRLDPAWPAKVAHNWSVSCLIPAAVDLDSAAETARLRRRHGHLWGLSADDGTQIVSGLEHALPSAAIAALDDVLAKVPDATIARINEETLSWLPTRAQTRADWRIGEPAEARERETVSIRPTREARMLRTGPTLAAAVPLTFGASATGLAVGAGVLSAVGAVSLPVEAGIAVATLGGLLATAAVCGSSVLRALRTLRDPAALYGGAALAIAQSLHDAGRVGAFDAATVRVRSRSDDEFWIEVAGPPRDRALIADAVQELFAVAESPRFLLRVDQGVFGRPGPLLDRIRSVVDRAVPGRRLLPVPRALSRRRADAERFAARWRETVGQCELHELQGTTGLALLQVARLTPALLDGAAPRRRVWG; encoded by the coding sequence ATGGATCCGCTCGCCCGCCCGCTCTCCGCCTGGCGGTTCCCCGGGACCCTCCGCACCTACCAGGCCGAGGTGCTCGATCGCATCGCCGTCAGCTCCGACGAGAAGATGCACATCGTCGCGCCGCCCGGTTCCGGCAAGACCCTGCTCGGGCTGCTGCTGGCCGCGCGCGAGGGGCGCCGCACGCTGGTCCTCGCCCCGACGCTCACCATCCGCCAGCAATGGCTGCGGGAAGCACGGAAGCTCGCCCCCGAAGACGCGATCGTCTCGGCCGACCCGCGGACTCTGGGTGACCTCACCGTGCTGACCTATCAGCTCCTGAGCGTCACCGGTGACGGATCGCCCTTCGAGGACCTGGCACGCCGCCGCTGGATCGCCGAGCTCGCCGACTCCGAGCGTTCCGAGGCCGATGCCGCGACCTGGCTCGCGACGCTCGAGGTCGACAATCCCGAGCGGTACCGGACGGGGCTCCGGCGGCGTGTGCGCCGGGTACGCCGCCTGTTCGCCCAGCAGCGCCCCGAGGACCTGGCCCGGGTGCTGCATCCGAATGCCGTGACGCTCATCGATGCGATCGTGGACGCCGGGGTCCGCACGATCGTCCTCGACGAGTGTCATCACCTGCTCGACCACTGGGCCCTGGTCGTCGCCTACCTGACCGCCCGCATCCGGGCCACGGGAGCGTCCCCGGTCCTGATCGGCCTCACGGCGACGCTGCCCTCCCCCGACGACGGGGCCGAGTACGAGAACTACACGCACCTGCTCGGCGACGTGGACTATGAGGTGCCCGCCCCCGCCGTCGTGAAGGAGGGCCACCTCGCGCCCTACCGCGACATGGTCTGGTTCACCCAGCCGGATCCGGCGGAGGCGGCCTTCATCCGACGGCACGAATCCCTGATGGCGGATCTCGTCGTGCGTGTGCTGTCCACGCCGGACGGCCTGGCCTACCTGGAAGCGGTGCTGCAGCCGGAGCCCGTCGCTCCGCCGGCCCCGGCGGAGGACCCCGACGTCGTGCGTCGCGCCCGGCTCGAGCAGGCGCTGTCCACGGACTTCGCGTTGACGCGCACGGCGGGTGTGGTCCTCAAGGCTGTGGCGCCGTCGCATCCCCTGGGCGCCATCCTTCCTCCGGTCCTGTTCGCCCGCTGCACGACGGACGACCTCCTGACCGTCCTCACGCGCTTCGCGCAGACGCGGCTGCTCACCGACCCCGCCGCCCGCGGCCAGTGGGAGCACGTGCGCGGAGCCCTCGCAGACTTCGGCCTCCATCTCACGGATCGGGGTCTGCGACGCGGCCGCAACCCGGTGGAGACGACGCTGACGTCCTCGGTGTCGAAGGACTGGGCCGCCGTCGACATCCTGCATCGCGAGGTGAGCGGGGACGCCGGCGCCCAGGTGCGGGCCGTGATCGTGACCGACTTCGTGGAGCACGGGAACCACCGCGGGCTCACCGGGCAGCCTGCCGGTGCGCTCCGTGTCTTCGATCATCTGGTCGCCGACGAGGTGATCGGGTCCCTGCGCCCGGTCCTGCTGACCGCGCGGCACCTGCGGGTGCGAGCCGCCGATGCCGCCACCGTCGCGGAGCAGCTGTCCCCCCTGCTCGGCGAGGAGGTGACCGTCGCCGACGGCGAAGGAGGCACGCGCGACCTCCGCGTGGCCGACGCCGGGCGGGGTCAGGTGGTCGCGGCCGTCTCCGAGCTGATCCGCCGTGGCGCTGTGCGCGTGCTCGTCGGCACCCGCGGACTGCTCGGCGAAGGGTGGGACTGCCCGTCGGTGAACACCCTGATCGATCTGACCGCGGTCGCGACCAGCACGGGCACGCAGCAGCTCCGAGGGCGGACCCTGCGACTCGACCCGGCGTGGCCCGCGAAGGTGGCGCACAACTGGTCGGTGTCGTGCCTCATCCCCGCTGCGGTGGACCTCGACAGCGCCGCGGAGACGGCGCGCCTGCGACGACGGCACGGACACCTGTGGGGTCTCAGCGCGGATGATGGCACGCAGATCGTGTCCGGTCTGGAGCACGCCCTTCCGTCAGCCGCGATCGCGGCGCTCGACGACGTCCTCGCGAAGGTCCCCGACGCGACGATCGCGAGGATCAACGAAGAGACGCTCTCGTGGCTGCCGACCCGCGCGCAGACCAGAGCGGACTGGCGGATCGGCGAGCCCGCGGAGGCGCGAGAGCGCGAGACGGTCTCGATCCGCCCCACGCGGGAGGCACGGATGCTGCGGACGGGCCCGACCCTCGCCGCCGCCGTGCCGCTGACGTTCGGGGCCAGCGCGACCGGTCTCGCCGTCGGGGCTGGGGTCCTCTCGGCGGTCGGCGCGGTGTCGCTCCCTGTCGAGGCGGGCATCGCGGTCGCCACGCTCGGCGGCCTGTTGGCGACGGCGGCCGTGTGCGGGTCCAGCGTCCTGCGCGCGCTGCGCACCCTCCGCGATCCGGCCGCGCTGTACGGCGGGGCGGCGCTCGCGATCGCCCAGAGTCTCCACGATGCGGGGCGGGTGGGCGCCTTCGACGCCGCGACGGTCCGGGTGCGCAGCCGCTCCGACGACGAGTTCTGGATCGAGGTCGCCGGCCCGCCCCGCGATCGGGCGCTGATCGCCGACGCCGTGCAGGAGCTGTTCGCGGTCGCCGAGAGTCCCCGCTTCCTGCTCCGGGTCGACCAGGGCGTCTTCGGCCGGCCGGGTCCCCTCCTGGATCGGATCCGCTCCGTCGTCGATCGAGCCGTCCCCGGGCGTCGCCTCCTACCGGTCCCCCGAGCGCTCTCGCGCCGCCGGGCCGATGCCGAGAGGTTCGCCGCGCGGTGGCGGGAGACGGTCGGACAGTGCGAGCTTCATGAGCTCCAGGGGACCACAGGCCTCGCGCTGCTCCAGGTCGCCCGGCTCACTCCCGCCCTGCTGGACGGCGCGGCGCCGCGGCGCCGGGTCTGGGGCTGA
- a CDS encoding rhomboid family intramembrane serine protease has protein sequence MTVPPPARSEHPLRRFASPVLLLAAMWLVQFADAVLPGSFSGFGIRSWDPSGLPGIVFAPLLHASWAHLIANSVPFLVLGCLVAVEGTRRFWAVTGIVAVIGGAGTWLVNAPGTLTVGASGLVFGYFGYVVMRVFAPGRVSHRILYAVIAVVVVGLYGGTMLAGVFGVADGVSWQGHLFGAIGGGAAALAGRRLDRRGAVRR, from the coding sequence GTGACCGTTCCTCCGCCGGCCAGATCCGAACACCCGCTGCGGCGATTCGCCTCGCCCGTGCTGCTGCTCGCCGCGATGTGGCTCGTGCAGTTCGCGGACGCCGTGCTCCCTGGCTCGTTCAGCGGCTTCGGCATCCGCTCGTGGGACCCGTCCGGCCTGCCGGGGATCGTCTTCGCGCCGCTGCTGCACGCGAGCTGGGCGCATCTCATCGCGAACTCCGTGCCGTTCCTCGTGCTCGGCTGCCTGGTGGCCGTCGAAGGGACGCGCCGGTTCTGGGCGGTCACCGGCATCGTCGCGGTCATCGGCGGGGCGGGAACCTGGCTCGTGAACGCGCCGGGAACGCTCACCGTCGGCGCGTCCGGGCTCGTGTTCGGCTACTTCGGCTACGTGGTGATGCGGGTGTTCGCTCCGGGCCGCGTGTCGCACCGCATCCTCTACGCGGTGATCGCGGTCGTCGTGGTCGGCCTGTACGGCGGCACCATGCTCGCGGGGGTGTTCGGGGTCGCGGACGGCGTCTCCTGGCAGGGGCATCTCTTCGGTGCGATCGGCGGCGGTGCGGCCGCGCTCGCCGGCCGTCGTCTTGACAGGCGCGGAGCCGTCCGGCGATGA
- the pta gene encoding phosphate acetyltransferase: protein MSRSIYITSAEGHTGKSTIALGVLDALMRVSPRVGVFRPIARAVAERDEILELLLAHDGVQLDYEDCIGVTYDDVRADPDGALSTIVARFKAVEAQCDAVVIVGSDFTDVASPAELGFNARIAANLGAPVLLVLSGRDQQRQAEQLGTTTAREPAAVGQIAALALPELAEERAELFAVAVNRADPDGLDAIVDAVRAVLPDGTPVWALPEDRALVAPSIRGIVSAVDGTLLKGDGERLTAVALSIVVAGMSMVNVLPRLTDEAVVVIPADRTEVLLAALLADSSGTFPRIAGIILNGPFPLPDPIRQLLDGFSSSVPIITTDLGTYDTAVRVMGARGRISADSRGRYDRALGLFQAHVDVVELTEQLGLAESHVVTPLMFQYGLMERARSRRRHIVLPEGDDDRILRAAAALLSREVAELTILGDDGAIRARAAELGLDIAGAQVLSPTDPALVERFAAEYARLRAHKGITVAQAADTVTDVSYFGTMMVHLGLADGMVSGAAHTTAHTIRPSFEIIKTKPGVNVVSSVFLMALADRVLVYGDCAVIPDPTAEQLADIAISSATTARQFGIDPRVAMLSYSTGESGSGADVDKVRAATALVRERAPELLVEGPIQYDAAADAAVAKAKLPDSAVAGRATVFVFPDLNTGNNTYKAVQRSAGAVAIGPVLQGLNKPINDLSRGALVDDIVNTVAITAIQAQGTERAEEEA, encoded by the coding sequence GTGTCGCGGAGCATCTACATCACCTCGGCCGAAGGCCACACCGGGAAGTCGACGATCGCCCTCGGGGTGCTCGATGCGCTGATGCGCGTGTCACCGCGCGTCGGGGTCTTCCGCCCGATCGCGCGGGCGGTCGCGGAGCGCGACGAGATCCTCGAGCTGCTGCTCGCCCATGACGGTGTCCAGCTCGACTACGAGGACTGCATCGGTGTCACCTACGACGACGTGCGCGCCGATCCGGACGGTGCGCTGTCGACGATCGTGGCCCGGTTCAAGGCCGTCGAAGCGCAGTGCGACGCCGTCGTGATCGTCGGCAGCGACTTCACCGACGTCGCGAGCCCCGCGGAGCTGGGCTTCAACGCGCGGATCGCGGCGAACCTCGGCGCCCCCGTCCTGCTCGTGCTGAGCGGACGCGACCAGCAGCGGCAGGCCGAGCAACTCGGCACCACGACCGCGCGGGAGCCCGCTGCCGTCGGCCAGATCGCCGCCCTGGCCCTCCCCGAGCTCGCCGAGGAGCGCGCGGAGCTGTTTGCGGTGGCCGTCAACAGGGCCGACCCGGACGGACTCGACGCCATCGTCGACGCGGTGCGGGCCGTCCTCCCCGATGGGACCCCGGTCTGGGCGCTGCCCGAGGACCGCGCGCTCGTCGCGCCGTCCATCCGCGGCATCGTCTCCGCCGTCGACGGGACGCTGCTCAAAGGCGACGGGGAGCGCCTGACGGCGGTCGCGCTGTCGATCGTCGTGGCCGGCATGTCGATGGTGAACGTCCTGCCCCGCCTGACCGACGAGGCCGTGGTCGTCATCCCCGCCGACCGCACCGAGGTGCTGCTCGCGGCCCTCCTCGCGGACTCCTCCGGCACGTTCCCGCGGATCGCCGGGATCATCCTCAACGGTCCGTTCCCCCTGCCCGATCCCATCCGGCAGCTCCTCGACGGCTTCTCCTCCTCGGTGCCGATCATCACCACCGACCTGGGCACCTACGACACGGCGGTGCGGGTCATGGGCGCCCGCGGCCGCATCTCCGCCGACTCCCGCGGACGCTACGACCGGGCGCTCGGACTCTTCCAGGCGCATGTCGACGTGGTCGAGCTCACCGAGCAGCTCGGGCTCGCGGAGTCACACGTCGTCACGCCGCTGATGTTCCAGTACGGCCTGATGGAGCGCGCGCGGTCCCGCCGTCGTCACATCGTCCTCCCCGAGGGAGACGACGACCGCATCCTCCGCGCGGCGGCGGCCCTGCTGTCCCGCGAGGTGGCGGAGCTGACGATCCTCGGCGACGACGGTGCGATCCGCGCGCGGGCGGCGGAGCTCGGGCTCGACATCGCCGGCGCCCAGGTGCTGAGTCCCACCGATCCTGCCCTCGTGGAGCGCTTCGCCGCCGAGTACGCCCGGTTGCGCGCCCACAAGGGGATCACGGTCGCGCAGGCGGCCGACACCGTCACGGACGTCTCCTACTTCGGGACGATGATGGTGCACCTCGGGCTCGCCGACGGCATGGTCTCCGGAGCGGCGCACACCACGGCGCACACGATCCGTCCGTCGTTCGAGATCATCAAGACCAAGCCGGGCGTGAACGTCGTCTCCAGCGTGTTCCTCATGGCCCTCGCCGACCGCGTGCTCGTGTACGGCGACTGCGCGGTCATCCCCGACCCGACGGCCGAGCAGCTCGCCGACATCGCGATCTCCTCCGCCACTACCGCCCGGCAGTTCGGCATCGACCCCCGCGTGGCGATGCTGTCGTACTCCACCGGCGAGTCCGGGTCGGGGGCCGACGTCGACAAGGTCAGGGCGGCGACGGCGCTCGTGCGCGAGCGCGCTCCCGAACTCCTCGTGGAGGGTCCCATCCAATACGACGCCGCGGCGGACGCGGCGGTCGCCAAGGCCAAGCTCCCCGACTCGGCCGTGGCGGGGCGCGCGACCGTGTTCGTCTTCCCCGACCTCAACACGGGCAACAACACCTACAAAGCCGTGCAGCGCTCCGCCGGCGCCGTGGCGATCGGCCCGGTGCTGCAGGGGCTCAACAAGCCGATCAACGATCTGTCCCGCGGCGCGCTCGTCGACGACATCGTGAACACGGTGGCCATCACGGCGATCCAGGCCCAGGGCACCGAGCGAGCGGAGGAGGAGGCGTGA
- a CDS encoding acetate/propionate family kinase, with the protein MSAILVINSGSSSLKYSLIDTAHEDELASGLIERIGQESSPVAHTVRPEPGDGPSTTMLDATYRDEQPIPDHAAAFEVMRAQFAAHGPSLDAHPPVAVGHRVVHGGARFYAPTLIDTDVERQIDELAVLAPLHNPANLAGIRAARAVFDAVPHVAVFDTAFHQTLPPAAYTYAIDAKLAAEHRVRRYGFHGTSHQYVSETAARFLGRDLGTLRQLVFHLGNGASVTAIDAGRSVETSMGLTPLEGLVMGTRSGDIDPAALVHLSRRAGYTIDDLDALLNTRSGLAGLAGRSDMRDILAGVAAGEEAATLAFDVYVHRLRAYAGAYIAQLGGVDVVSFTAGVGENAAPVRAAAMATLGFAGIEIDPVRNEAKERGVRVISTDDSAVTVLVVPTDEELQIARQTAELL; encoded by the coding sequence GTGAGTGCGATCCTCGTCATCAACAGCGGGTCGTCCTCGCTGAAGTACAGCCTCATCGACACCGCGCACGAGGACGAGCTCGCCAGCGGGCTGATCGAGCGCATCGGGCAGGAGTCCAGCCCCGTCGCCCACACCGTCCGTCCCGAGCCGGGTGACGGACCGTCGACCACGATGCTCGACGCCACCTACCGCGACGAGCAGCCCATCCCCGACCACGCCGCGGCCTTCGAGGTCATGCGGGCGCAGTTCGCGGCGCACGGTCCCTCGCTCGACGCGCATCCGCCGGTCGCGGTCGGGCATCGCGTCGTGCACGGCGGTGCCCGCTTCTATGCGCCCACCCTGATCGACACCGACGTCGAGCGGCAGATCGACGAGCTCGCCGTGCTGGCGCCGCTGCACAATCCGGCGAACCTCGCCGGCATCCGGGCGGCCCGCGCCGTGTTCGACGCCGTTCCGCACGTCGCGGTCTTCGACACCGCGTTCCACCAGACGCTCCCGCCCGCGGCCTACACGTACGCGATCGACGCGAAGCTCGCCGCCGAGCACCGGGTCCGCCGGTACGGGTTCCACGGCACGAGCCACCAGTACGTCAGCGAGACCGCCGCGCGCTTCCTCGGACGCGACCTCGGGACGCTCCGGCAGCTCGTGTTCCACCTCGGCAACGGCGCCTCGGTCACCGCGATCGACGCGGGCCGCTCGGTCGAGACCTCGATGGGCCTCACGCCGCTCGAGGGCCTGGTCATGGGGACGCGGTCGGGCGACATCGACCCCGCCGCTCTCGTGCACCTGTCCCGTCGGGCCGGCTACACCATCGACGACCTCGACGCGCTGCTGAACACGCGCAGCGGGCTGGCCGGGCTTGCCGGTCGCAGCGACATGCGCGACATCCTCGCGGGCGTCGCCGCGGGGGAGGAGGCTGCGACGCTCGCCTTCGACGTGTACGTCCACCGGCTGCGAGCCTACGCGGGCGCCTACATCGCCCAGCTCGGCGGGGTCGACGTCGTGTCGTTCACCGCCGGGGTCGGCGAGAACGCGGCGCCCGTGCGGGCCGCGGCGATGGCGACGCTCGGCTTCGCGGGAATCGAGATCGACCCGGTTCGCAACGAGGCGAAGGAGCGCGGGGTGCGCGTCATCTCGACCGATGACTCCGCCGTGACGGTCCTCGTCGTCCCCACCGACGAGGAGCTCCAGATCGCCAGGCAGACCGCCGAACTGCTCTGA
- a CDS encoding beta-phosphoglucomutase family hydrolase, with protein sequence MPDALPDLFHADGVLFDLDGVLTPTAEVHMRAWKAVFDDVFARWEITPPYTDEDYFAYVDGKKRYDGVASLLRSRNVEVPWGSVDDDPSAETICGIGNRKNAAFATSLRSQGIAPFPGSLAVVEALHAAGIPLGVVSSSKNAEEVLAAAGIRSFFRVVIDGVVAEREHLASKPAADMFAAGATALGVDPARSIAVEDATSGAASAAAAGYAVVIGVDRGAGADALRAAGATHVVDDLGVLLPDTRIDTPETA encoded by the coding sequence GTGCCAGACGCGCTGCCCGACCTGTTCCACGCCGACGGTGTGCTGTTCGACCTCGACGGCGTCCTCACGCCGACCGCCGAGGTGCACATGCGCGCCTGGAAGGCGGTCTTCGACGACGTCTTCGCCCGCTGGGAGATCACCCCGCCGTACACCGACGAGGACTACTTCGCCTATGTCGACGGCAAGAAGCGCTATGACGGCGTCGCGAGCCTGCTGCGCAGCCGCAACGTCGAGGTGCCGTGGGGCTCCGTGGACGACGACCCGTCGGCGGAGACCATCTGCGGGATCGGCAACCGCAAGAACGCCGCGTTCGCGACGTCCCTCCGCAGCCAGGGCATCGCGCCGTTCCCCGGGTCGCTCGCCGTCGTCGAGGCCCTGCACGCCGCCGGGATCCCGCTCGGTGTCGTCTCCAGCTCCAAGAACGCCGAGGAGGTGCTGGCGGCCGCCGGCATCCGCTCCTTCTTCCGCGTCGTGATCGACGGCGTCGTCGCCGAGCGCGAGCATCTCGCCTCCAAGCCCGCCGCCGACATGTTCGCCGCCGGCGCCACGGCCCTCGGTGTCGACCCGGCGCGCAGCATCGCCGTCGAGGACGCCACCTCCGGCGCCGCCTCCGCCGCCGCCGCCGGGTACGCCGTCGTCATCGGCGTCGACCGCGGAGCGGGCGCGGACGCCCTCCGCGCCGCCGGCGCCACCCACGTCGTCGACGACCTCGGCGTCCTGCTTCCCGACACCCGCATCGACACCCCGGAGACCGCATGA